The Armatimonadota bacterium genome has a segment encoding these proteins:
- the plsY gene encoding glycerol-3-phosphate 1-O-acyltransferase PlsY, translating to MAAIWVLASYLLGSIPFGLWIARRFAGVDITAAGSGNIGSTNVMRVCGPRLAIVVFLLDVLKGFVPPFIVFHAGMAPSVIIMAAMAAIIGHNFSVWLGFRGGKGIATSLGALLGVSPLVGVSALAVFLLAVLVVRYISVGSILAAISLPVFMPIYYPHDLWRLGFASLAGVMALIKHRANIGRLLKGTEPRLNLRRRIARD from the coding sequence ATGGCGGCAATATGGGTGCTGGCTTCGTACCTGCTCGGCTCAATTCCGTTCGGTCTATGGATCGCACGCCGGTTCGCAGGCGTGGATATCACGGCGGCAGGAAGCGGTAACATCGGTTCCACCAATGTGATGCGCGTTTGCGGCCCACGGCTGGCCATCGTGGTGTTTCTGCTGGATGTGCTGAAGGGATTCGTGCCACCGTTCATCGTGTTTCACGCCGGAATGGCTCCGTCGGTCATTATCATGGCTGCCATGGCCGCCATAATCGGGCACAACTTTTCGGTGTGGCTTGGCTTCCGCGGCGGAAAGGGCATCGCCACCAGCCTTGGCGCACTGCTGGGCGTATCGCCGCTCGTCGGCGTTTCAGCGCTTGCCGTGTTCTTACTTGCCGTTCTCGTCGTCCGGTACATATCCGTTGGGTCGATTCTGGCTGCAATATCGCTGCCGGTGTTCATGCCGATCTACTACCCGCACGATTTATGGCGACTAGGCTTTGCTTCGCTTGCTGGAGTGATGGCGTTAATAAAACATCGCGCCAACATTGGGCGTCTGCTCAAAGGGACCGAACCTCGCCTCAACCTTAGGCGCCGAATTGCGCGAGATTGA
- the priA gene encoding primosomal protein N', whose protein sequence is MIEATIPAAEVTVWGGLPRDNATLTWCVPPHLVGSLEVGCCVEAPLGSGTVFGFVMRLWNMPSQHPLADRLRPISARILGGLDLNPELVDLCAFMEHLWLATPGEALHTLVPGRGGARIVRRLRLVDGVNADRQLRNAPNQSAIVRALASLGGAAESGAVQQASGLAAFQPAKAALVRRGMLVEEPALVAARAPVRAQRFYRLPPDYARIHARLGRQQQRILELIEAVGETAGGELSEEQVISAIGCARASITTLVQSGRLLVRSAALWRNTVAAHSSASTPPVLCGEQAAAARSMCSAIDAGSFRQILLFGVTASGKTEIYLAAVRHALDQGRTALVLAPEVAITAQVLDLFAARFPGQCAVLHSHLADGERLDQWRRIAAGEARVVIGARSAVFAPLTNIGLVVVDEEHDASYKQEQGVRYSALDVARWRAQRWNALLALGSATPSLESYYLSEQTAQGACTPLVRCEVTTRVLDRALPTFDVVDMRVAGSRTLLSKPLTDALTEAVRAGEQAILFLNRRGYARFVLCRDCGHTPHCVNCDVALTLHMEDLTLRCHHCNSKTRCPVVCPQCSSKRIQSFGIGTERLDEELRLLLPEARIARLDRDTTARRGAHSTIVRDFRNHTCDILLGTQMVVKGLDFPGVTLVGVVAADTSLQTPDFRAAEQTFQLVTQVAGRAGRGERPGKVVVQTFNPDHYALRAAIAHNYIQFYSREIEYRRELGYPPFGRIVNLLWQDEQSDAARRRARSAAGIVRGIVADGTVKVLGPAPAPIERIKGRYRWHVVLRAPNAFDLTTAVSKTMQAAPPDTATGLVIDFDPRSLV, encoded by the coding sequence TTGATAGAAGCGACTATTCCCGCAGCGGAAGTGACGGTGTGGGGTGGGCTGCCGCGCGACAACGCCACGCTCACGTGGTGCGTACCGCCGCATCTTGTGGGTTCGCTGGAAGTCGGCTGCTGCGTGGAGGCGCCGCTCGGGAGCGGTACCGTCTTTGGATTTGTAATGCGGCTTTGGAATATGCCGTCGCAGCATCCGCTTGCTGACCGCCTGCGCCCGATCTCGGCACGGATCCTTGGCGGACTCGACCTCAACCCGGAGCTCGTGGACCTGTGTGCGTTTATGGAACATCTGTGGCTCGCCACGCCGGGCGAGGCCCTACACACGCTGGTACCTGGCCGTGGCGGCGCCCGCATCGTGCGTCGCTTACGTCTGGTTGACGGCGTTAACGCCGACAGGCAGTTGAGGAACGCGCCAAATCAGTCCGCTATCGTACGTGCACTCGCCTCTTTGGGAGGCGCGGCCGAATCCGGCGCCGTGCAGCAAGCGAGCGGTCTCGCGGCGTTTCAGCCAGCAAAGGCTGCCCTGGTACGTCGAGGCATGCTGGTGGAAGAGCCAGCGCTGGTAGCAGCGCGCGCGCCGGTTCGGGCACAGCGGTTTTATCGGTTACCGCCGGATTACGCTCGGATCCATGCGCGCCTCGGCCGGCAGCAGCAGCGCATCCTGGAACTTATAGAGGCAGTTGGAGAGACGGCCGGCGGCGAGCTGAGCGAGGAGCAGGTCATCTCCGCCATCGGTTGTGCACGGGCTTCCATTACCACGCTGGTGCAGTCCGGTCGCCTTCTTGTGCGCTCGGCCGCACTCTGGCGGAATACAGTGGCAGCTCACAGCAGCGCCAGCACGCCTCCGGTGCTCTGCGGCGAGCAGGCGGCCGCGGCGCGGAGCATGTGCAGCGCAATCGACGCCGGATCGTTCCGGCAGATACTGCTTTTCGGTGTAACCGCAAGCGGCAAAACTGAGATCTATTTGGCCGCGGTGCGCCACGCACTCGACCAGGGCCGGACGGCACTGGTGCTTGCGCCTGAAGTGGCAATCACCGCGCAGGTGCTCGACCTGTTTGCAGCCAGGTTTCCCGGCCAGTGCGCGGTGCTTCACTCACATCTGGCCGATGGCGAGCGGCTGGACCAATGGCGCAGGATAGCGGCCGGCGAGGCGCGCGTGGTCATCGGCGCGCGCTCCGCCGTATTCGCACCGCTCACCAACATCGGTCTGGTGGTTGTGGATGAAGAGCACGACGCATCGTACAAGCAGGAGCAGGGCGTGCGATACAGCGCGCTAGATGTTGCGCGATGGCGCGCGCAGCGCTGGAACGCACTGTTGGCCCTCGGTAGTGCGACGCCGTCTTTGGAGTCGTACTACCTCAGTGAGCAGACGGCACAAGGCGCATGTACGCCGCTGGTGCGATGCGAGGTCACGACGCGAGTGCTGGACCGAGCGCTGCCAACGTTTGATGTCGTAGACATGCGGGTGGCCGGCAGCCGGACCCTGCTCTCAAAGCCGCTTACCGACGCCCTGACGGAAGCGGTGCGGGCCGGCGAGCAGGCTATTCTGTTCCTGAACCGTAGGGGCTACGCGCGATTCGTTCTCTGTCGCGATTGTGGCCACACTCCACACTGCGTGAACTGCGACGTGGCGCTAACGCTCCACATGGAGGACCTCACGCTGCGGTGCCACCACTGCAACAGCAAAACGCGCTGCCCGGTGGTCTGCCCCCAATGCAGCAGCAAGCGCATCCAGAGTTTCGGAATCGGTACCGAGCGGCTTGACGAGGAGCTGCGGCTGTTGCTCCCGGAGGCTCGGATTGCGCGGCTGGACCGCGACACCACAGCGCGTCGCGGAGCGCACTCCACGATTGTGCGCGACTTTCGGAACCACACGTGTGACATTCTGCTGGGAACGCAGATGGTGGTGAAGGGTCTCGACTTCCCCGGCGTGACGCTGGTCGGCGTCGTTGCAGCAGATACCTCCCTGCAGACGCCGGACTTTCGCGCAGCGGAGCAGACGTTTCAACTCGTCACCCAGGTGGCCGGTCGGGCCGGGCGCGGCGAGCGGCCGGGCAAGGTGGTTGTACAGACGTTCAACCCCGATCACTATGCCCTGCGGGCGGCGATAGCACACAACTATATCCAGTTCTATTCCCGTGAGATCGAGTATCGGCGCGAACTGGGCTACCCGCCATTCGGCCGCATTGTGAATCTGCTCTGGCAGGATGAGCAGTCGGATGCTGCCAGGCGCAGAGCGCGCAGCGCGGCTGGCATCGTGCGCGGAATCGTGGCTGACGGCACTGTGAAGGTACTGGGCCCGGCGCCGGCGCCAATCGAGAGAATAAAAGGTCGCTATCGCTGGCACGTTGTATTGCGCGCACCAAACGCGTTCGACCTTACAACCGCCGTGAGTAAGACCATGCAGGCCGCTCCGCCCGATACAGCCACCGGTCTTGTGATCGACTTCGACCCGCGAAGCCTTGTCTAA
- a CDS encoding DUF192 domain-containing protein — protein MPKASSLPIAELVELETGRVIAPRLFVATSAWSRTAGLLALPRLARGEALWLQPCNGIHTWMLSYAIDVLFLAADGATLRQQSHLAPWRFCGPVRGARVAVELPVGALHEARLDLRMHYGLRRTEGR, from the coding sequence ATGCCAAAAGCAAGCTCACTGCCTATCGCCGAACTGGTTGAACTCGAAACCGGCCGTGTGATCGCGCCGCGATTATTCGTGGCCACTTCGGCTTGGAGCAGAACTGCCGGGTTACTCGCGCTCCCACGGCTCGCTCGAGGCGAAGCGCTCTGGCTGCAGCCATGTAACGGTATACACACCTGGATGCTGAGCTATGCTATCGACGTTCTGTTTCTGGCGGCCGATGGCGCCACGCTCCGTCAACAGAGCCATCTTGCGCCATGGCGGTTTTGTGGCCCGGTGCGTGGGGCGCGCGTCGCCGTGGAGCTGCCAGTCGGCGCGCTTCACGAAGCCAGGCTCGATCTCCGGATGCACTACGGCCTGAGGCGTACGGAGGGCCGGTAA
- a CDS encoding L-glutamate gamma-semialdehyde dehydrogenase, translating to MYGTFQNEPIVGFTDDKSRRLMQDAIKRVGGELGRDHPVIIADERIHTDHTIASRNPARLTQSLGVVYDGTPELVDRAVDAATEAFPSWSRLSFEERSRYLAKAAAMLRRRIYEFSAWMVYEASKSWPEAYGDAAEAVDFLEYYAREAVRMGEYHEMSPYPGEENELRYIPMGVGAIISPWNFPLAILCGMTAAAIVTGNTVVIKPAEQTPIVASKFWELLHHAGVPRGVVNLVTGPGETVGEALTGHAGIHFVSFTGSRDVGLRIYQRIATPVAGQRHIKKAVLEMGGKDAIIIDQDVNLDGAADGVVASAFGFQGQKCSACSRLIVHTKVYDAILPKLQERAARLTVGDPTNPENQMGAVIDADAYTKVSYYSAVGRAEAQLLFGGEDANEAPDGGYFVHPTIFVDARPDSRIAQDEIFGPLLTVIRAESFEEALVIANNSDYGLTGGVYSYNRENLALARREFQVGNLYLNRKITGALVGVQPFGGFKLSGTCSKAGGPDYLGHFVQSKAICERW from the coding sequence ATGTACGGAACGTTCCAAAACGAACCGATTGTGGGATTTACCGATGACAAAAGTCGGCGCTTGATGCAGGATGCCATCAAGCGCGTCGGCGGCGAATTGGGCCGCGACCACCCGGTGATCATTGCCGACGAGCGCATTCATACCGACCATACCATCGCCAGCCGCAACCCGGCACGACTTACGCAGAGCCTTGGCGTGGTCTACGACGGTACGCCCGAGTTGGTTGACCGCGCCGTAGATGCAGCCACCGAGGCGTTTCCGTCGTGGTCACGGCTCTCGTTTGAAGAGCGCAGTCGCTATCTGGCCAAAGCTGCCGCGATGCTGCGCCGCCGCATTTACGAGTTTTCGGCGTGGATGGTTTACGAGGCCAGTAAGAGTTGGCCGGAGGCGTACGGCGACGCCGCTGAGGCGGTTGATTTCCTCGAATACTACGCCCGGGAAGCGGTTCGGATGGGTGAGTACCACGAAATGTCGCCGTATCCCGGCGAGGAGAACGAGCTCCGCTACATCCCAATGGGCGTGGGCGCCATCATCAGCCCGTGGAACTTTCCGCTGGCAATTCTTTGCGGCATGACGGCGGCCGCCATCGTTACGGGCAATACCGTTGTGATCAAGCCGGCAGAACAGACGCCGATAGTCGCCTCGAAGTTCTGGGAGCTTCTGCACCATGCCGGCGTGCCGCGCGGTGTGGTGAACCTGGTGACGGGTCCCGGTGAGACGGTTGGGGAAGCGCTTACGGGCCACGCCGGCATACACTTTGTATCGTTCACAGGCAGCCGGGATGTTGGTCTGCGAATCTACCAGCGCATCGCCACGCCCGTGGCCGGGCAGCGCCACATCAAGAAGGCTGTTCTGGAGATGGGTGGCAAGGATGCGATTATCATCGACCAGGATGTGAACCTCGATGGCGCCGCCGACGGCGTAGTCGCCTCGGCATTCGGCTTTCAGGGACAGAAGTGCTCGGCCTGCTCGCGCCTTATCGTACACACGAAGGTTTACGATGCCATCTTGCCCAAGTTGCAAGAGCGCGCGGCTCGCCTTACGGTTGGCGATCCTACAAATCCGGAGAACCAGATGGGCGCGGTCATCGATGCCGATGCTTATACCAAGGTCTCCTACTACTCCGCGGTTGGCCGGGCCGAGGCGCAGTTGCTTTTCGGTGGGGAGGATGCCAACGAAGCTCCCGATGGTGGCTACTTCGTCCATCCCACCATATTTGTGGATGCACGGCCCGACTCGCGCATTGCCCAGGATGAGATATTTGGACCGCTTCTCACCGTAATCCGGGCCGAGTCGTTCGAGGAGGCGCTGGTTATAGCCAACAACAGCGATTACGGCCTGACCGGCGGCGTCTACTCGTACAATCGCGAGAATCTTGCGCTTGCGCGCCGCGAATTCCAGGTCGGTAACCTCTATCTCAATCGCAAAATAACCGGGGCCCTCGTTGGCGTTCAGCCGTTCGGAGGCTTCAAACTCTCCGGCACATGTTCCAAGGCGGGTGGGCCGGACTACCTGGGCCACTTTGTGCAATCCAAGGCGATCTGCGAGCGCTGGTAG
- a CDS encoding ABC transporter ATP-binding protein produces the protein MDFDLNTSIPQSADADGEYSIVAMGLTKRFGAQLAVDNVDLAVKKGEFFGFLGPNGAGKTTAIRLMCGLLRPDGGGVRLAGYELATQPLLARGCLGVLPEEPYLYERLTALEFLVFAGQMYGIPKADATARAGDLLELMELTEDRNKLIIDFSMGMKKKTALAAAIIHSPRVMFLDEPFNGIDPISVRAIRTVLRHLTERGTTIFISSHVMEVVEKLCDRIAVINHGRIVGMGAISELREQVQAGTGSTLEDIFLKMVDAREEAEELKWL, from the coding sequence ATGGATTTCGATCTGAACACCTCGATACCGCAGTCGGCGGATGCGGATGGCGAGTACAGCATCGTCGCGATGGGTCTTACCAAGCGATTCGGTGCTCAACTGGCCGTGGATAACGTTGATCTTGCCGTGAAGAAGGGCGAGTTCTTCGGCTTTCTGGGGCCGAACGGCGCCGGTAAGACAACCGCTATCCGGCTGATGTGCGGCCTCCTGCGTCCGGATGGCGGCGGGGTTCGCCTCGCCGGCTACGAGTTGGCGACGCAGCCGCTTTTAGCGCGCGGATGCCTTGGTGTTCTACCGGAAGAGCCTTACCTATACGAACGGCTGACCGCGCTGGAGTTCCTGGTTTTTGCCGGTCAGATGTACGGCATACCAAAGGCCGATGCCACGGCCCGCGCGGGCGATTTGCTGGAGTTGATGGAGCTTACCGAAGATCGGAACAAGCTGATCATCGATTTCTCCATGGGCATGAAGAAGAAGACGGCGCTCGCGGCGGCTATCATACACTCTCCACGGGTGATGTTTCTGGATGAGCCGTTTAACGGTATCGACCCAATCTCCGTTCGAGCAATTCGCACTGTCTTGCGTCATCTTACTGAGCGTGGAACCACGATCTTTATCTCGTCACACGTTATGGAGGTCGTGGAGAAGCTGTGTGATCGCATTGCAGTGATCAATCATGGCCGTATTGTGGGTATGGGCGCTATCAGCGAGCTGCGCGAGCAGGTTCAAGCCGGCACGGGATCGACGCTGGAGGATATCTTCCTGAAAATGGTGGATGCCCGCGAGGAAGCAGAAGAGCTGAAGTGGCTGTAG
- a CDS encoding class I SAM-dependent methyltransferase — MAEMEAYAAEVNFPIIGPAAGYFNYTVARMLGARQVFELGSGYGYSTAWFARAVRENGGGTVHHVVWDDELSGKARGYIERLGYTDTVEFHVGEAVKTLAEVGGEYDLMFNDINKDGYPASIPVIKQHLRPGGALLIDNMVWSGKVLGSADQSAETNGIREATRLLTTDPDFITTLAPIRDGVMLAWRAR, encoded by the coding sequence ATGGCGGAAATGGAAGCCTACGCTGCGGAAGTCAACTTTCCCATCATTGGTCCTGCCGCAGGCTACTTCAACTACACCGTTGCACGCATGCTGGGTGCCCGGCAGGTCTTCGAACTGGGTTCCGGGTACGGATACTCAACTGCATGGTTTGCGCGCGCAGTACGGGAGAATGGTGGTGGCACAGTTCACCATGTGGTTTGGGATGACGAACTCAGCGGCAAGGCTCGCGGTTATATCGAGCGGCTTGGCTACACCGATACCGTGGAGTTTCACGTGGGCGAGGCGGTGAAGACGCTCGCTGAAGTTGGGGGCGAGTACGACCTGATGTTCAACGACATCAACAAAGATGGATACCCGGCCTCAATTCCGGTGATCAAGCAGCACCTGCGGCCCGGCGGCGCACTGCTTATCGACAACATGGTCTGGAGCGGAAAGGTGCTCGGTTCAGCAGACCAGTCCGCCGAAACCAACGGCATACGCGAGGCAACCCGGCTGCTCACCACTGATCCCGATTTCATCACCACCCTCGCGCCGATCCGCGATGGTGTTATGCTGGCGTGGCGAGCCCGGTAA
- a CDS encoding transcriptional regulator, with the protein MNIRPIRSEDDYHAALAQMESLMDAVTGSTDEDTLDVLATLIEAHEKRFCPIAPPDPIDALRYYIESRGITPRQLQTCIGSRARVNEVLNRRRALTITMIRKLSGTLGIASDILIRAYPLSAATPRRPGTRLGKVDTRA; encoded by the coding sequence ATGAATATACGCCCAATTAGATCTGAAGATGACTATCATGCGGCGCTGGCTCAGATGGAGTCGCTGATGGACGCCGTGACCGGATCAACGGACGAGGACACACTCGACGTACTGGCAACACTGATTGAGGCGCACGAGAAACGGTTTTGCCCAATCGCGCCGCCTGATCCGATTGATGCACTGCGGTACTACATCGAGAGCCGTGGAATCACGCCGCGTCAGTTGCAGACCTGTATCGGTTCACGCGCGCGCGTCAATGAGGTACTCAACCGGAGGCGAGCGCTGACAATCACGATGATACGTAAACTCAGCGGTACGCTCGGAATCGCTTCTGACATTCTTATTCGCGCGTACCCGCTCTCGGCGGCGACGCCCAGGCGGCCGGGCACCAGGCTCGGTAAGGTTGATACGCGTGCCTGA